One Oryza glaberrima chromosome 10, OglaRS2, whole genome shotgun sequence DNA segment encodes these proteins:
- the LOC127753299 gene encoding probable cystathionine gamma-synthase 2 encodes MASSVALVLMKASLPRRQRMDRPRRSPAAVQLVAGVDAADDMFGSLAGCPPRPLEYPVVPDLDDYDVDDAPVAGRPAPASDKTLAVHAGEKLGSGAAAAETDSIATPVVGGTTHWFRDSADLIAFREGRRRSFEYGRYGNPTVKVLEEKISALERAEATLVTSSGMNAIVATLLALVPPGGHVVATADCYSEARAFIRDKLSNMGITSTFVDLDDDMEALESVLDEGEVTMFYADSMTNPHLKVVDVTRVAELCHRRGALVCIDSTLASPINQRPLALGADVVLHSATKYIAGHHDVIAGCVSGSEALVSRIRAWHHDLGGAISPNAAYMIIRGLKTLALRVQAQNRTALRMARLLEKHPKIERVYYPGLESSPWHGVATRQMAGAGGVVGLEVASDMRGAMRFVDALELPLIATSLGGCESLVQQPAIMSYWGKCDEEKAKNGIKDNFVKFSFGIEKFEDLRDDILQALGKI; translated from the exons ATGGCTTCGTCAGTAGCACTCGTGCTAATGAAGGCTTCCCTCCCGCGGCGGCAGCGCATGGACCGACCTCGCCGTTCTCCCGCGGCGGTTCAGCTTGTCGCCGGCGTTGATGCAGCCGACGACATGTTTGGCTCCCTCGCAGGTTGTCCTCCTCGGCCGCTGGAGTATCCCGTGGTGCCAGACTTGGACGACTACGACGTCGATGACGCTCCGGTGGCTGGACGACCCGCACCCGCCTCAGACAAGACGCTGGCGGTGCACGCCGGGGAGAAGCtcgggagcggcgccgccgccgcggagacgGACTCGATCGCGACGCCGGTCGTGGGCGGCACGACGCACTGGTTCAGGGACTCGGCCGACCTCATCGCCTTCCGggaaggccggcggcggagcttcGAGTACGGGCGGTACGGCAACCCGACGGTGAAGGTGCTGGAGGAGAAGATCAGCGCGCTGGAGAGGGCGGAGGCGACGCTGGTGACCTCCTCCGGTATGAACGCCATCGTCGCCACGCTGCTCGCCCTCGTCCCTCCCGGCGGCcacgtcgtcgccaccgccgactgCTACAGCGAGGCCCGCGCATTCATCCGCGACAAGCTCTCCAACATGGGCATCACG TCGACGTTCGTGGATCTTGACGACGACATGGAGGCGCTGGAATCCGTTCTTGATGAGGGCGAGGTGACGATGTTCTACGCCGACTCGATGACGAACCCTCACCTGAAGGTCGTCGACGTGACACGCGTCGCGGAGCTGTGCCACCGGAGAGGCGCGCTGGTGTGCATCGACAGCACGCTGGCGTCGCCCATCAACCAGAGGCCGCTCGCCCtcggcgccgacgtcgtcctCCACTCCGCCACCAAGTACATCGCCGGCCACCACGACGTCATCGCCGGCTGCGTCAGCGGCTCGGAGGCCCTCGTCTCGCGGATCCGCGCGTGGCACCACGACCTCGGCGGCGCCATCAGTCCG AATGCGGCGTACATGATCATTCGGGGATTGAAGACGTTGGCGCTGCGGGTGCAGGCGCAGAACAGGACGGCGCTGCGGATGGCGCGGCTGCTGGAGAAGCACCCCAAGATCGAGCGCGTCTACTACCCTGGGCTGGAGAGCAGCCCGTGGCACGGCGTAGCGACGAGGCAGATGGCTGGTGCAGGCGGCGTGGTCGGCTTGGAGGTGGCGTCGGACATGCGCGGCGCGATGAGGTTCGTGGACGCGCTGGAGTTGCCGCTCATCGCGACGTCGCTCGGCGGCTGCGAGAGCCTTGTCCAGCAGCCCGCAATCATGTCCTactg GGGTAAGTGCGACGAGGAGAAGGCAAAGAATGGGATCAAGGACAACTTTGTGAAGTTCAGTTTTGGGATCGAGAAGTTTGAGGATCTCAGGGATGACATACTCCAAGCCTTAGGGAAGATTTAA
- the LOC127753301 gene encoding probable cystathionine gamma-synthase 2: protein MAKSSSLVTKVSVQRRRRVHRPRRSPTKPERAAAADTFGSLAGCPSSPDLDDCVVDTAVDDAPVAAAEAAGRRASDETLAVHAGEKLGSGAAETDSIATPIVSGTTHWFRDSADLIAFREGRRRSFEYGRYGNPTVKVLEEKISAMERAEATLVTSSGMNAIVATLLALVPPGGHVVATADCYSEARAFIHDKLSKMGITSTFVDLDDDMEALESVLDEDEVTMFYADSMTNPHLKVVDVARVAELCHRRGALMCIDSTLASPINQKPLALGADVVLHSATKYIAGHHDVIAGCVSGSEALISRIRAWHHDLGGAISPNAAYMIIRGLKTLALRVEAQNRTALRMARLLENHPKIERVYYPGLESSPWHGVATRQMAGAGGVVSFEVASDMRGVMRFVDALELPLIATSLGGCESLVQQPAVMSYWGKSEEEKAKNGIKDNFVRFSFGIEKFEDLRDDILQALEKI, encoded by the exons ATGGCGAAGTCATCGTCTCTCGTGACGAAGGTTtcggtgcagcggcggcggcgcgttcaCCGTCCTCGCCGTTCTCCCACCAAGCCGgagcgcgctgccgccgccgacacgtTCGGTTCCCTCGCGGGTTGTCCCTCGTCGCCGGACTTGGACGACTGCGTCGTCGACACCGCCGTGGATGAcgctccggtggcggcggcggaggcggcgggccgaCGCGCGTCGGACGAGACGCTGGCGGTGCACGCCGGGGAGAAGCTCGGGAGCGGCGCCGCTGAGACGGACTCGATCGCGACGCCGATCGTGAGCGGCACGACGCACTGGTTCAGGGACTCGGCGGACCTCATCGCCTTCCGggaaggccggcggcggagcttcGAGTACGGGCGGTACGGAAACCCGACGGTGAAGGTGCTGGAGGAGAAGATCAGCGCGATGGAGAGGGCGGAGGCGACGCTGGTGACCTCCTCCGGCATGAACGCCATCGTCGCCACGCTGCTCGCCCTCGTCCCCCCCGGCGGCcacgtcgtcgccaccgccgactgCTACAGCGAGGCCCGCGCCTTCATCCACGACAAGCTATCCAAGATGGGCATCACG TCGACGTTCGTGGATCTTGACGACGACATGGAGGCGCTGGAATCCGTTCTTGATGAGGACGAGGTGACGATGTTCTACGCCGACTCGATGACGAACCCACACCTGAAGGTCGTCGACGTGGCACGCGTGGCGGAGCTGTGCCACCGGAGGGGCGCGCTGATGTGCATCGACAGCACGCTGGCGTCGCCCATCAACCAGAAGCCGCTCGCCCTCGGAGCCGACGTGGTCCTCCACTCCGCCACCAAGTACATCGCCGGCCACcatgacgtcatcgccggctGTGTCAGCGGCTCAGAGGCCCTCATCTCGAGGATCCGCGCGTGGCACCACGACCTCGGCGGCGCCATCAGTCCG AACGCGGCGTACATGATCATTCGGGGATTGAAGACGTTGGCGCTGCGGGTGGAGGCGCAGAACAGGACGGCGCTGCGGATGGCGCGGCTGCTGGAGAACCACCCCAAGATCGAGCGCGTCTACTACCCTGGGCTGGAGAGCAGCCCGTGGCACGGCGTCGCGACGAGGCagatggccggcgccggcggcgtggtcaGCTTCGAGGTGGCGTCGGACATGCGCGGCGTGATGAGGTTCGTGGACGCGCTGGAGTTGCCGCTCATCGCGACGTCGCTCGGCGGCTGCGAGAGCCTTGTCCAGCAGCCGGCCGTCATGTCCTactg GGGTAAGagtgaggaggagaaggcgaagaATGGGATCAAGGACAACTTTGTGAGGTTCAGTTTTGGGATCGAGAAGTTCGAGGATCTCAGGGATGATATACTCCAAGCCCTAGAGAAGATTTAA
- the LOC127753340 gene encoding probable cystathionine gamma-synthase 2, with translation MAKSSSLVTKVSAQRRRRVHRPRRSPTKPERAAAAVALSHEKILLAGVDAAADMLGSLAGCPSSPEYPVVPDMDDRDVDGAVDDAPAAAAGRRASDETLAVHAGEKLGSGAAETDSIATPIVSGTTHWFRDSADLIAFREGRRRSFEYGRYGNPTVKVLEEKISALERAEATLVTSSGMNAIVATLLALVPPGGHVVATADCYSEAHAFIRDKLSNMGITSTFVDLDDDMEALECVLDESEVTMFYADSMTNPHLKVVDVTRVAELCHRRGALVCIDSTLASPINQKPLALGADVVLHSATKYIAGHHDVIAGCVSGSEALISRIRAWHHDLGGAISPNAAYMIIRGLKTIALRVEAQNRTALRMARLLEKHPKIERVYYPGLESSPWHGVVTRQMAGAGGVVSFEVASDLRGVMRFVDALELPLIATSLGGCESLVQQPAVMSYWGKSEEEKAKNGIKDNFVRFSFGIEKFEDLRDDILQALEKI, from the exons ATGGCGAAGTCATCGTCCCTCGTGACGAAGGTttcggcgcagcggcggcggcgagtgcaCCGTCCTCGCCGTTCTCCGACCAAGCCGgagcgcgctgccgccgccgtggcgctgAGCCACGAGAAGATTCTTCTCGCCGGCGTTGATGCAGCCGCCGACATGTTAGGTTCCCTCGCGGGTTGTCCCTCGTCGCCGGAGTATCCGGTGGTGCCGGACATGGACGaccgcgacgtcgacggcgccgtggatgacgctccggcggcggcggcgggccgacgCGCGTCGGACGAGACGCTGGCGGTGCACGCCGGGGAGAAGCTCGGGAGCGGCGCCGCTGAGACGGACTCGATCGCGACGCCGATCGTGAGCGGCACGACGCACTGGTTCAGGGACTCGGCGGACCTCATCGCGTTCCGggaaggccggcggcggagcttcGAGTACGGGCGGTACGGCAACCCGACGGTGAAGGTGCTGGAGGAGAAGATCAGCGCGCTGGAGAGGGCGGAGGCGACGCTGGTGACCTCCTCCGGTATGAACGCCATCGTCGCCACGCTGCTCGCCCTCGTCCCTCCCGGCGGCcacgtcgtcgccaccgccgactgCTACAGCGAGGCCCACGCATTCATCCGCGACAAGCTCTCCAACATGGGCATCACG TCGACGTTCGTCGATCTTGACGACGACATGGAGGCGCTGGAATGTGTTCTTGATGAGAGCGAGGTGACGATGTTCTACGCCGACTCGATGACGAACCCTCACCTGAAGGTCGTCGACGTGACACGCGTGGCGGAGCTGTGCCACCGGAGAGGCGCGCTGGTGTGCATCGACAGCACGCTGGCATCGCCCATCAACCAGAAGCCGCTCGCCCTCGGCGCCGACGTGGTCCTCCACTCCGCCACCAAGTACATCGCCGGCCACCACGACGTCATCGCCGGCTGCGTCAGCGGCTCGGAGGCCCTCATCTCGCGGATCCGCGCGTGGCACCACGACCTCGGCGGCGCCATCAGTCCG AACGCGGCGTACATGATCATTCGGGGATTGAAGACGATTGCGCTGCGGGTGGAGGCGCAGAACAGGACGGCGCTGCGGATGGCGCGGCTGCTGGAGAAGCACCCCAAGATCGAGCGCGTCTACTACCCTGGGCTGGAGAGCAGCCCGTGGCACGGCGTCGTGACGAGGCagatggccggcgccggcggcgtggtcaGCTTCGAGGTGGCGTCGGACTTGCGCGGCGTGATGAGGTTCGTGGACGCGCTGGAGTTGCCTCTCATCGCAACGTCGCTCGGTGGATGTGAAAGCCTTGTGCAGCAACCGGCCGTCATGTCCTactg GGGTAAGagtgaggaggagaaggcgaagaATGGGATCAAGGACAATTTTGTGAGGTTCAGTTTTGGGATTGAGAAGTTTGAGGATCTCAGGGACGACATACTCCAGGCCCTAGAGAAGATTTAG